A single region of the Gossypium arboreum isolate Shixiya-1 chromosome 12, ASM2569848v2, whole genome shotgun sequence genome encodes:
- the LOC108477363 gene encoding piriformospora indica-insensitive protein 2 — translation MLMRSNRFTLAVCILCLGIWCCGQAYNTEEAAPMEKAEQAALYSAIQGFVGNWWNGSDLYPDPCGWTPIQGVSCDIVGGLWYITALSIGPFYENSLACATNVEFRPQLYQLKHLKSLSFFNCFISLGHPITIPGDKWEKLAGSLQSIEFRSNPGLIGQIPTGFGYLKKLQSLVLLENGLTGQVPTNIGNLTNLNRLVLAGNRFTGRIPDSFGRLKKLLILDLSRNSLSGHLPLGLGGLASLLKFDLSNNQLKGKLFARNAYLKNLTLLDVRNNQFSGGLNQPILDMHSLEELMLSCNPLGGDIMRLDWQSLQSLVVLDLSNVGLKGEIPESLSGLKRLRYLGLGNNNLAGNPPPKLASLPNLNALYLNGNNLTGVLKFSEIFYGKMGKRFGAWNNPELCYPVGSMTTRNAPYGVKPCQRGVTLLDPNSRAKLGDGNLNNNSHFVASLGFSSNGIHGLRQLILVDTSITVLLLNLFL, via the exons ATGCTTATGAGAAGCAATCGTTTTACTTTGGCTGTTTGCATTCTATGTTTGGGCATTTGGTGCTGTGGCCAAGCATACAATACTGAAGAAGCAGCTCCCATGGAGAAAGCTGAGCAAGCCGCTCTGTACTCTGCCATACAAGGCTTTGTAGGTAATTGGTGGAATGGCTCAGATCTCTATCCGGATCCTTGTGGTTGGACTCCAATACAG GGGGTCTCCTGTGATATCGTAGGTGGCCTATGGTATATAACTGCTTTGAGCATTGGTCCCTTTTATGAAAACTCACTTGCTTGTGCCACTAATGTCGAGTTTAGGCCACAGCTCTACCAGCTCAAGCACCTAAAATCTCTCAGCTTTTTCAATTGTTTCATATCTCTTGGACATCCAATTACCATCCCTGGTGATAAATGGGAAAAACTTGCTGGCAGCTTACAGTCAATAGAGTTTCGGTCCAATCCAGGTCTCATTGGCCAAATTCCTACTGGCTTTGGTTACCTCAAAAAGCTCCAATCTTTAGTCTTACTAGAAAATGGGTTAACAGGACAAGTACCAACTAATATTGGAAACTTAACCAACCTGAATCGACTAGTCCTGGCTGGAAACAGGTTTACAGGTCGAATCCCAGATAGTTTCGGAAGGTTAAAGAAGCTGTTAATCTTGGATTTAAGTAGAAATTCACTCTCCGGCCATTTACCTCTAGGTCTTGGTGGTCTGGCATCACTCTTGAAGTTTGATTTGAGTAACAATCAATTGAAGGGGAAGCTGTTTGCACGTAATGCATATCTGAAGAATTTGACCCTTTTAGATGTGAGAAACAACCAGTTTTCAGGTGGGTTAAACCAGCCAATTCTAGATATGCATTCTTTGGAAGAGTTGATGCTGTCTTGCAACCCATTAGGTGGAGATATTATGAGGCTAGATTGGCAAAGTTTACAAAGTCTTGTGGTGTTGGATCTCAGTAATGTAGGATTAAAAGGTGAAATTCCTGAATCCCTATCTGGATTGAAGAGACTGAGGTATCTGGGACTTGGTAACAACAATCTGGCTGGCAATCCCCCGCCAAAGCTAGCATCTTTGCCCAATCTTAACGCACTGTATCTAAATGGGAACAATCTGACAGGAGTGCTTAAATTCTCTGAAATATTTTATGGGAAAATGGGAAAGCGTTTTGGGGCTTGGAATAATCCAGAACTCTGCTATCCAGTTGGGTCAATGACAACAAGGAATGCTCCATATGGAGTAAAGCCATGCCAACGAGGTGTCACTTTGCTCGACCCTAATTCTAGGGCCAAGTTGGGGGATGGAAACTTGAACAACAATTCTCATTTCGTCGCCTCATTGGGATTCTCAAGCAATGGCATTCATGGGCTTCGGCAGTTAATTTTGGTAGATACATCGATAACAGTACTACTATTGAATCTTTTCCTATAG